GGACGGCACCCGGCTGGCCGCGCGGATGCGGCGCGGCGAGCTGCCGTACCCGAGCGACGACGTGGCGGCGGACCGCTACCTGGCCGCGGAGTCCGCCCTCGACGCGGCCGGCTTCTCCTGGTACGAGGTCTCCAACTGGGCCCGCTCCGAGGCGGCCCGGTGTCGGCACAACCTGCTCTACTGGGCCGGCGCCGACTGGTGGGGCCTCGGCCCGGGGGCGCACAGCCACGTCGGCGGGGTGCGCTGGTGGAACGTCAAGCACCCCAGCACGTACGCCCAGCGCCTCGCGGCGGGGGAGTCCCCCGGCCTGGCCCGGGAGGTGCTCACCCGGGACGAGGCGCACATGGAGGACGTGATGCTGCGGCTGCGGCTCGCCGAGGGCCTGCCGCTGGACGTGCTGGACGAGGCGGGCCGGGCGGCGGCCGGCCGTGCCCTGGCCGACGGCCTGCTGGATGCCGGGGGCTACGCGGCCGGCCGGGCGGTCCTCACCCTGCGCGGCCGGCTGTTGGCCGACGCGGTGGTCCGCGACCTGCTGCCCTGAGCGGTGCCGGCCGGCCGGGGGAGCGGCCGACCGGCCGGGTCACTTGGTGAAGCTGTAGCTCAGCGGGTAGCGGTAGAGCACGCCTTCGTTGGCCTTGACCCCGGCGATGATCCCGAAGATCAGCGGCACGATCCAGACAAGCATCGGGACGAAGAACAGAATCCCGCAGGTGATCAGGGTGAGCACCCAGCCCAGCACGCTGGCGGCCGCCCAGGTGATCTGGAAGTTCAGCGCCGCGACGGCGTGGGCCCGGACGGTCGGCGACTGCTGCCCCCGGCTCATCAGCGCGATGAGCGGGGCGACCCAGCCGAGCAGGCCACCGCCGACAATCACGCCGGCGGCGCCGCCGAAGTGCGCCACCAGCGCCCAGGTCTTGTCGTCGTTGTTGGCGTAGCCGGCGGGCGGGCCGTACGCACCACCGCTCGGGTACCCGGCACCAGGCGGCGGATAGCCGCCCGGCGGGGGGTAGCCACCGGGGGGTGGATAGCCACCTGACGGCGGCTGGCCGCCGGAGGGCGGCGGATAGCCACCGGGCGGGGGATAGCCCCCTGCGCCCGGAGGCCCGGACAGTGGTGCGGTGGGGGGCTCGTCCGCCGACGAGGAGCCGTGGGGGGCCGACGGCGGGGTCGCCTCCGGCGGCTGGGCGCCGGGGTCGCCCGCTCCGGGAGGGCGAGGAGGTTCGGTCATGCCGGTCACGGTAGGTCCCGCCGGCAAGGGCACACCAGAGCGGAATCGTCCGGCATGTCCGGCTGATCGGCTCTGGCGCGCGGTGTGCCGGGCCGCACCGGAGGTCCGTCGCTGATCATCGCGTCGGCGGGTATGCCGACGTAGACTGGCACTCGCTACAGTCGAGTGCCAGTCGGCGTCAGGAGGTGGGGGAGATGGGTCTCGACGACCGCAAGCTCGCCGTGCTGCGCGCGATCGTCGAGGACTACGTCGCCACCCAGGAGCCGGTGGGCAGCAAGGCCCTGGTCGAGCGCCACCAGCTGGGGGTCTCCCCGGCGACCGTCCGCAACGACATGGCGGTGCTGGAGGAGGAGGGCTACATCCGGCAGCCGCACACCAGCGCCGGCCGGGTCCCCACCGACCGCGGCTACCGCCTCTTCGTGGACCGGCTCTCCCGGGTCAAGCCGCTCAGCCCCGCCGAGCGCCGGGCCATCGAGCGCTTCCTGGTCGGCGCGGTCGACCTGGACGACGTGGTGCACCGCACGGTGCGGCTGCTGGCCCAGCTCACCCGCCAGGTCGCCGTGGTGCAGTACCCGAGCCTGGCCCGCTCCAAGGTGCGCCACCTGGAGCTGGTGCCGATCTCCACCACCCGGCTCATGGTGGTCATGATCGCCGACACCGGCCGGGTCGAGCAGCGCCTGGTGGAGATGCCCGGGCCGATCCCTGCCGACGACGTGACCGACCTGCGCCGGCTGGTCAACGAGAAGCTGGTCGGTACCCGGCTGTCGGAGACCCCGCCGCTGGTACAGGCGCTGGTCGACGAGTCCTCCCCGCAGCTCCGGTCGGCCATGGCCACCCTCTCCAGCGTGCTGCTGGAGACACTGGTCGAGCGGCACGAGGAGCGCATCGCGCTGGCCGGCACGGCCAACCTGACCCGGGGCGGCCTGCTCGACTTCCAGGGCACGCTGCGCCCGATCCTCGAGGCGCTCGAGGAGGAGGTCGTGCTGCTCAAGCTGATCGGCGAGGCGGAGCCGAGCACCACCCGGGTGCTGATCGGCGACGAGAACGAGATCGACAACCTCCGGGCCGCCTCCGTGGTCAGCACCGGGTACGGCCCGGGCAGCACCATCATGGGCGGGCTCGGCGTGCTCGGGCCGACCCGGATGGACTACCCCGGCACCATCGCCACGGTGCGGGCCGTGGCACGCTACGTGGGCGAACTGCTGGCCCAGAACTGACCAGTCAGGGCCGACGGCCGAGCGGCGGCCGACGCGGCGCAACGCGAGACGAAACACGAGGACACCGAACGCAGTGGCCAGGGACTACTACGGCATTCTCGGCGTGAGCCGGGACGCCTCCGACGACGAGATCAAGCGCGCCTACCGCAAGCTGGCGCGGCAGTTCCACCCGGACGTGAATCCGGACCCGGAGGCACAGGAGAAGTTCAAGGACATCAACGCCGCGTACGAGGTCCTCTCGGACGACCGGAAACGGCAGATCGTCGACCTGGGCGGCGACCCGCTCGCGCCGGGCGGCGGGGGCGCCGGTCCGGGCGGTCCGGGCGGGGCGGGCCCGTTCGTCGGGTTCCAGGACATCATGGACGCGTTCTTCGGCGGCGCGGCCGGCGGCTCGCGCGGGCCGCGGCCGCGTACCCGGCCGGGCGCCGACGCGATCCTGCGGCTGGAGCTGGACCTCAACGAGACCGCGTTCGGCGTGGAGGCCCCGATCACGGTCGACACCGCGGTGCTCTGCACCACCTGCTCCGGTGCGGGCACCGCGGCCGGCACCCACCTGGCCACCTGTGAGGCGTGCGGTGGGCGGGGCGAGGTGCAGTCGGTGCAGCGCACCTTCCTCGGCCAGGTGGTCTCCGCCCGGCCGTGCACGGTCTGCCAGGGCTACGGCACCACCATCCCGCACCCCTGCCCGACCTGCGCTGGCGACGGCCGGGTGCGGACCCGCCGCTCGCTCACCGTCAAGATCCCGGCCGGGGTCGAGGACGGCATGCGGATCCGGCTGGCCCAGCAGGGCGAGGTCGGCCCGGGCGGCGGCACCGCCGGCGACCTCTACGTGGAGATCCACGAGCGGCCGCACGACGTCTACTCCCGCAAGGGCGACGACCTGCACTGCCGGGTCACCGTGCCGATGACCGCCGCCGCGCTGGGCACCCGGCTGACCATCAAGACGCTGGACAGCGAGGAGACGGTCGACGTCAAGCCCGGCACCCAGCCCGGCAGCACGCTGCGGCTGCGCGCCCGGGGCGTCCCGCACCTGCGCGGCACGGGCCGAGGCGACCTCTACGTCCACCTGGACGTGCGTACCCCTACCAAGCTCGACCCCGACCAGGAGCGGATGCTGCGCGAGTTCGCCAAGACCCGGGGCGAGGAGGTCGCCGAGCTGACCAAGCAGGGCGGCTTCTTCTCCCGGATGCGCGACGCGTTCAACGGGCACGCCTGACGTGTCGGCGCCGCTGTTCCTGGTGGAGGCGCTGCCCACCGGCGACACGCTGACGCTCGACGGCCCGGAGGGGCACCACGCGGCGACCGTGCAGCGGCTGCGCGTCGGCGAGGAGCTGCTGCTCGCCGACGGCCGGGGCGGCACGGCCGCCGCCGTGGTGACCGCGGTCGGCAAGGGCACCCTCGACCTGTCGGTCACCTCCCGGGGGTACGTCGACGCGTCCGTCCCCCGGCTGGTGGTGGTGCAGGGCATCGCCAAGGGCGACCGGGGCGAGCTGGCCGTGCAGGCGATGACCGAGGTCGGGGTGGACGAGATCGTCCCGTGGGCGGCGTCCCGCTCGGTGGTGCAGTGGCGCGGCGAGCGCGGCGTACGGGCCCGGGAGAAGTGGGCGGCCACCGCCCGCGAGGCGGCCAAGCAGGCCCGCCGGGCGTGGCTGCCCGTGGTGGCCGGTACGCCCGACGAGTCCACGACCACCGTCACGCGCCGGATCGCCGGGGCCGCCGCCGCGTTCGTGCTGCACGAGGAGGCCGACGACCGGCTGACCACCGCCGAGCTGCCGGAGACCGGCGAGATCGTGCTGGTGGTCGGCCCGGAGGGCGGCATCGCCCCCGTCGAGCTGGCCGCCTTCCGCGAGGCGGGCGCCCGTACCGTCCGGCTCGGCCCGTCGGTCCTCCGCACCTCGACGGCGGGCGTCGCCGCCCTCAGCGCCCTCTCCACCCGCCTGTCCCGCTGGTGACCGGCCAGGTCCTCGGTCTGCCCTGAGCACAGTGGCTTCGCGCCGAGCGCGGCCGGCCCTGCTCGTTGGGGAAGCGAGCGCAGCGCGGCCCGGCGTGTCGCGGTCACTAGCGACATTCATTGAGAGCGACATGCCTGAGAGGCATATTTATGGGTCTTGTGGCGCATCTGTGGGTGGTGCGGTGCGTCGTTGATGGCGCACGCCGTTGTCCTGCCTAGGTTCTGGCTTGTCGAAGGTCAGAACTGGATGGGTGGGAGAACGGCGTGCGTTCTGCCAGGGTATGGGCTGGGCTGCTTGGGGTCGAGCAGGCGGTGGTGGAGGACGTCGAGTTCGACCCGGCCGAGTCGGTGTTGGTGGCTCGGGTGCGGGTGCGTAAGGCTGCTCGGCAGCGGTGTCCGCATTGCGGGCGGCGGTGTGCGCGGTATGACGCTGGTGTTCGTCGTCGGTGGCGGGCGTTGGATCTGGGCGTGGTGCGGGCGGTGATCGAGGCGGACGCGCCTCGGGTGTCGTGTCCGGTGCATGGGGTGGTGGTCGCGGCGGTCCCGTGGGCTCGTCATGGGGCGGGGCATACTCGGGCGTTCGACGCGACGGTGGCGTGGTTGGCGGTGCACACCACGAAGTCGGCGGTGTCGCGGTTGATGCGGATCAGTTGGCGCACCGTGGGGTCGATCGTGGCGCGGGTGTGGGCAGACACCGGTGGTCTGCAGGACCGGTATGACGGGTTGCGTCGTATCGGTATTGACGAGGTCAGCTACAAGAAGGGCCACCGGTATCTGAGCGTCGTGGTGGATCACGACACCGGTCGGCTGGTGTGGGCTGCGCCGGGCAAGAGCGCGGCGACGCTGAACGCGTTCTTCGACCTGCTCGGCCCGCAGCGCACGGCCGCGATCACCCACGTGTCCGCCGACGGCGCCGATTGGATCACCACGGTCATCCGTCGTCGCTGCCCGAACGCCGTCCGCTGCGCCGACCCGTTCCACGTCGTCGCTTGGGCCACCGACGCCGTCGACCGAGTTCGCCGGCAGGTGTGGAACGAGGCCACCGGCCGTGGGGCCGGCCGTCGTGGCGTCGCTATCGGTGAGGCCCGGATGTTGAAGAACACCCGCTGGGCGTTGTGGAAGAACCCGGAGAACCTGACCGAGGGTCAACGGGCCAAGCTCGACTGGATCGCCAAGACCCACCCCCGCCTGCACCGGGCATGGGCGCTCAAGGAAGGCCTGCGCTGCATTTTCAGCCTGGCCAAGACCAGCCCGACCGCCGCGGTCGAAGCCCTCGACAGGTGGATCGGCTGGGCCCGCCGCAGCCGCATCGACATCTTCATCGACCTGCAACGACGCGTCACCCGCCACCGCGACGCGATCATCGCCGCCATCGAACACGGCATGTCCAACGGCCGGATCGAGTCCGTCAACGCCAAGATCCGCCTACTCACCCGCATGGCCTTCGGCTTCCACTCCCCCGACGCCCTCATCGCCCTGGCCATGCTCAGCCTCGGCGGCCACCGGCCCCAACTCCCCGGCCGCTGACCCACACATCCGACACAAGACCCATATTTATGCCTCTCAGGCATATCGCTCGCCAGTCTTGTCTCTCCTCCGGCAGGGCGGGGTCCGGCCCGACCGACAGGCGCTGGCGCCGGCCTGAGCCGGGCGGCCGCGCGCTGCGGGTGGCCTGCGGCGGCGGGGTCAGGTGCGCAGGTAGGAGGCGCCGTTGAGGTCGAGGATGGTGCCGGAGGCCCACTCCGCCTCAGGGCTGGCCAGCCAGTGGACGGCGGCGGCGATCTCCTCGGGGCGGGCCACCCGGTTGAACGGGGACTGGGCCCGGATCGCGTCGCCCCGCTCGCCGCTGAGATGGCTGGTGGTCATGTCGGTCGCCACGAACCCGGGCGCCACGGTCGCCACCGCGATGCCGTACGGGGCGAGGGCCAGGGCCAGCGACTGGCCGAGCGCGTTCAGCCCCGCCTTGCTCGCCCCGTACGCCGGCTGCTCCGGCTCGCCCCGGAAGGCGCCCCGGGACGACACGTTGACGATCCGGCCGCCCCGTTCGCGCAGGTGCTGGGCGGCGCACCAGGTGACGTTGGCGGCACCGGTCAGGTTGGTCTCCATGACCAGCCGCCACTGCTCCCGCCACTGCTCGTAGGTGGCGCCGAAGACCGGGTGCGGGAGGTCCCGCGGGCCGTAGACGCCGGCGTTGTTCACCAGCACGTCGAGCCCGCCCAGCCGGTCGGCCGCCTCGTCGACCATGGCCCGCACCGCGTCCGGGTCGGCCAGGTCGGCGCGGACCACCACGTGCCCGTTGCCGGGCAGCTCCGCCCGTAGCGTCTCGGCCAGCTCCGCCGAGTCCCGGTGGTGGATCGCCACCCGGTCCCCGCCCGCCGCGAACGCCCGGGCCACCGCGCGCCCGATGCCGCGCGAGGCTCCCGTCACCAGTACCGCCCGTCCCGCCATGCGCGCCATCCTGCCGCACCTGCCGGCCGGGTCGGGAAGAGCCCCTTCCTGTGCCCGAGGCGTTGAGACGGGACGCTTCCTTACACTGCCGGAATGGGAACCGACTGCCTGTTCTGCCGGATCGTCGCCGGGGAGATCCCCGCCACCATCGTGCGGGAGACCGCCACCACCCTCGCGTTCCGGGACATCGACCCCAAGGCCCCCACGCACGTGCTGGTGATCCCGAAGGAGCACTACGCGGACGTGGTGACCCTGGCCGAGGGCGACCCGGGGCTGGCCGGTGAGGTGCTCGCCACCGCCGCCGTGGTGGCCGAGGAGGAGGGGCTGACCACCGACGGCTTTCGGCTGATGTTCAACACCGGCCCGTGGGGCGGCCAGGAGGTCTTCCACGTGCACGCCCATCTGCTCGGCGGCGCCCCGCTCGGTCCGATGCTCTGCCGCTGAGACACTCCCTAGACTGCTCCCATGATCACGGTGCATGACCGGCTCGGCCGGATGGTGCGGCAGGCGCAGGCGCACGGTCGGATCCCGGCGGTCTCGGTCGCCCTGCACCGGGCCGACCGGCCGCTCTGGAGCTGCGCGGTCGGCGAAACCGGTAACGACACCTCGCTCGGCCCGGAGACGGTGTTCCGGATCGGCTCGGTGACGAAGACCTTCACCTCGCTGCTGGTCATGCAGTGCCGCGACGAGGGGATGCTCGACCTGGACGACCCGGTCGGGCGGCACCTCGACCTGCCGGCGCACGGCGAGCTGACGGTCCGCCGGCTGCTGTCGCACACCGCGGGCCTGCAACGCGAGCCGCACGGCGACGTCTGGGACAGCCTGCGCGCGCCCGACGTGGCCCAGCTCGTCGCCGACCTGGCCCAGGTGGAACGGGTGCTGCCCACCGGGCGGCGCTACCACTACTCCAACCTCGGGATGGCGCTGCTCGGCGAGCTGGTCGCCCGGCTGCGCGGCGGTACCTGGGCGGAGGTGCTGGCCGACCGGGTGCTGGCCCCGCTTGGGCTGACCGGCACCGGCCCGACGCCGGGGGAGCGGGCGGCGACCGGGTTCCTGGTCGACGCGTACTCCGACGAGGCGCACCGGGAACCGCCGACCGACTTCGGCGCGGTGGCCCCGGCCGCGCAGCTCTGGAGCACCGCCCCGGACATGGCCCGCTGGGCGGCCTTCCTGGCCGACCCGGCCGCTCTCGACCCGGCCGGCGCGGTGCTCACCCCGGCCACCCTGGAGGAGATGCGCTGGCCCCGCACCACCACCGACGAGACGCTCTGGGCGGCCGGCTTCGGGCTGGGCCTGATCCTGGTGCCGCAGCCGGGGCGGGTGATGCACGTGGGGCACGACGGCGCCATGCCCGGTTTCCTGGCCGCCGTCTACGGCCGGCGGGGCGGCGACGGCACCGCCGGCGCGATGGGCTGCGCCGTGCTCGGCTCCTCCGGCACCGGCGTGGAGGTGTTCGACCTGCCGCACCGGCTGCTCGCCGCGGCCGCCGAGCACGACCCGGCCGAGATCGAGCCGTGGCGGCCCGGCGCGCCCGCCCCGGACCACCTGCGCGGGATGCTCGGCCGCTGGTGGGGCGAGGGCTTCGAGTACGTCTTCTCCTGGCACGCCGGGACGCTGCGCGCCCGGGGTGCGGACGACCCGGCCGGCAAGCCGCCGGCGGTGTTCGCGCCGCTGCCGGAGCGGCCGGACGTGTTCCGGACCGTCGCCGGCCGGGAGGTCGGTGAGCTGCTCCGGCTGACCCGCGACGAGCGCGGCGCGGTGGTCCGGATGCACTGGGCGACCTACCGCCTCACCCGCCACCAGGAGACCTTTGACAGGTACGACTTCCGCACCGGTAGCTGATCTCCTACCGGCGGAAATGGGCGAGGTGCGGCCGGTGTTGACCCGATACGATGGGTGTAACGTCCGCACGCCGCGCCAGCAGGGCCCGGCGCCGAGATCGAGAGCAGGTGGCGTAGGGCCCGACGGCCCGATCTATGACCGGCACCCCACCTCCCGGCCCGCCCCGGGTGCAGACCAGGATCACGGTCCCCGAGCAGAAGATCATGGTCAATCTGCTCGGCGCGGGCGACGAGATCCTTCGACTCGTCGAACGCTCGGTCAACAGTGACGTCCACGTGCGGGGCAACGAGATCACCATCACCGGCGCGCCCGCGGACAACGCCCTCGCCGAGCGCCTCTTCAGCGAGCTGCTCGAACTCATCGAGAAAGGCGAGACCCTGACCACTGACGCCGTGCGGCGTACCGTCGGCATGCTCGAGCAGGGCAGCGCCGAGCGGCCCGCCGAAGTCCTGACGCTCAACATCCTCTCCCGGCGCGGGCGCACCATCCGTCCCAAGACGCTCGGGCAGAAGCGCTACGTCGACGCGATCGACGCGCACACCATCGTGTTCGGGATCGGCCCCGCCGGCACCGGCAAGACCTACCTGGCCATGGCGAAGGCCGTCCAGGCGCTCCAGGCCAAGCAGGTCAACCGGATCATCCTGACCCGGCCGGCGGTCGAGGCGGGGGAGCGGCTGGGCTTCCTGCCCGGCACCCTGAACGAGAAGATCGACCCCTACCTGCGGCCGCTCTACGACGCGCTGCACGACATGCTCGACCCGGAGTCCATCCCGAAGCTGATGGCCGCCGGCACCATCGAGGTGGCGCCGCTGGCCTACATGCGGGGTCGGACGCTCAACGACGCGTTCATCATCCTGGACGAGGCGCAGAACACCACGCCCGAGCAGATGAAGATGTTCCTCACCCGGCTCGGCTTCGGTTCCAAGATCGTGGTCACCGGTGACGTCACCCAGGTGGACCTTCCGGGCGGGACGACCAGCGGCCTGCGGGTGGTCCGGGAGATCCTGAGCAACGTCGAGGACGTGCACTTCGCCCAGCTCTCCAGCTCCGACGTGGTCCGCCACAAGCTGGTGGGCGAGATCGTCGACGCGTACGCCCGCTGGGACGCCGAGCGGGAGAACCAGCAGGCGCAGAGCGTGCACGCCGTGCCCGGGCGCACCGCCCAGGGCGGCCGGGCCGGCCGGCGCCGCTAACCACCAGAGGAAGACAGTTGTCCATCGAGATCGCCAACGAGTCGGGTGTCGAGGTCGACACCGACGCCGTGCTCGCCGTCGCCCGGCACGCCCTCGACGAGATGGGGGTCAACCCCCTCGCCGAGCTCTCCATCCTGCTGGTCGACATCGACTACATGTCCGAGCTGAACCACCGCTGGATGGGCGGCGACGGCCCGACCGACGTGCTCGCCTTCCCCATGGACGAGGGCAGCGTCGACCACGGCCCGGGGGAGAGCAGCCCGGCCGGCGGTGAGCCGGCCCTGCTCGGCGACATTGTGCTCTGCCCGGAGGTGGCGGCCAAGCAGGCGGCCACCGCCGGCCATTCGACCGCCGACGAGCTGCACCTGCTCACCGTGCACGGCGTGCTGCACCTGCTCGGGTACGACCACGCCGAGCCGGAGGAGGAGCGGGAGATGTTCGGTCTCCAGGCCCGCCTGCTGGCCAGCTGGCGGTCGACCCGGTCGAAATGATGGTCACCCTGGCGGCCGGCGCTCCCGCCGGACTGCCCGACGTCCAGCTCATCGTCTTCGCGGCGGGGTTGGTGGTGCTCGCCGGCCTCATCGCGATGACCGAGGCGGCGCTGGCCGCCGTGTCCCCGGCCCGGGCCGCCGAGCTGGCCCGCGACGGCGTACGCGGCGCGCGTACCCTCCAGGCGGTCGCCGCTGACGTGGTCCGCCACCTCAACCTGCTGCTCCTGGTCCGGTTGCTGGCCGAGCTGACCGCCACCACGCTGGTCGCGCTGGTGGCGGTGGACAGCTTCGGCGCCGGCTGGCGGGCCGCCCTGGTCACCGCCGGAGCGATGACCGTGGTCAGCTTCGTGGTGGTCGGCGTGGCGCCGCGCACCATCGGCCGGCAGCACGCGTACGCGGTGGGGCGGGTGGTCGCCCCGCTGGTGCGCTGGCTGGGCCGGGCGCTCAACCCGCTGGCCTCGCTGCTCATCCTGATCGGCAACGCGGTCACCCCGGGCAAGGGGTTCCGGGAGGGCCCGTTCGCCAGTCAGGTGGAGCTGCGCGAGGTGCTCGACCTGGCCGAGCAGCGCGGCGTGGTGGAGCACGGCGAACGCCAGATGATCCACTCGGTCTTCGCCCTCGGCGACACCATCGCCCGCGAGGTGATGGTGCCGCGTACCGAGATGGTGTGGATAGAGGAGCGCAAGACGCTCAGCCAGGCGCTGGCGCTCTTCCTGCGCTCCGGCTTCTCCCGCATCCCGGTGATCGGCGAGAGCGTGGACGACGTGCTCGGGGTGCTCTACCTCAAGGACCTGATCCGGCGGACCCAGGGCGGCGACCCGCGCACCGCGGAGCTCCCGGTGTCGGAGCTGATGCGTCCGGCGACCTTCGTGCCGGAGTCCAAGCCGGTCGACGACCTGCTCTCCGAGATGCAGGCGGCCCGCAACCACCTGGTCATCGTGGTCGACGAGTACGGCGGCACCGGCGGTCTGGTCACCATCGAGGACATCCTCGAGGAGATCGTCGGCGAGATCACCGACGAGTACGATGTCGAGCGCCCGCCGGTCGAGCGTTTGGCGGACGGGTCCGTGCGGGTGACCGCGCGGCTGCCCGTGGAGAACCTGGGCGAGCTGTTCGACACCGAGCTGCCCACCGACGAGGTCGAGACGGTCGGCGGCCTGCTCGCCCAGTCGCTGGGCCGGGTGCCGATCCCCGGGGCCGAGGCCGAGGTGGCCGGGCTGCGGCTGATCGCCGAGGGCACCACCGGTCGGCGCAACCGGATCGACAGCGTGCTGGTGAGCCGGGTCGAGCCGAGCGACGCACCCGAGAGCGCGGGGCGCGGCGAGTCCGCCGAGTCCCGCGGCAACCACAACCGTTCCGAGGAGAGGCAACCCGCCGATGCCTGAGTCACCCACCGTGCCGGCCGCCCGGCCCACCCCGTCCGACCCGGCCGAGCTGAGCCCCGAGGACGGCAAGCTGGTCGTCCTGGCCCGGGGCGCGCGTGGCCGGGTCGGCGCCGTGGAGGGCGCGGCGGTGCGGGACCAGGACGGCCGGACGTACGCGGCCGCCAGCGTGGCGCTGCCGTCGCTGACGCTGACCGCGCTCCAGCTCGCGGTCGCCTCGGCGGTGGCCGCCGGCGCCACCCGGCTGGAGGCCGCGGTGGTGGTCACCGAGGCCTCGACGCTGGACGGCGCGGGGCACGCCGCCGTCCGGGACCTCTCCGCCGACGCGCCGGTCCACGTGGCCGCGCCGGACGGCACCGTCCTGGGCACGGTGGTCGAGTGAGCGGCGTGCCGGACCCGGAGGAGCCGCGCCCGTACCGGGCCGGTTTCGCCTGTTTCGTCGGACGGCCGAACGCCGGCAAGTCGACGCTGACCAACGCGATCGTCGGCACCAAGATCGCGATCACCTCGAACAAGCCGCAGACCACCCGGCACGTCATCCGGGCGGTGCTGCACCGGCCGGAGTCGCAGCTCGTCCTGGTCGACACCCCCGGCCTGCACCGGCCCCGGACCCTGCTCGGCGAGCGGCTGAACGACCTGGTGCGGGAGACCTGGAGCGAGGTCGACGTGATCGGCCTCTGCATCCCGGCGAACGAGCCGATCGGCCGCGGCGACCGGTTCATCACCGGCGAGCTGGCCAGCCTGAAGGCGACCGTGCTGGCCGTGGTCACCAAGACCGACCTGGTGGACCGGAAGCGGCTGGCCGAGCAGCTCGTCGCGGTGAGCGAGCTGGCCGACTTCGCGGACGTGGTGCCGGTGAGCGCGGTCTCCGGGCACCAGGTGGACACGCTGGTCGACGTGATGACCGGCTACCTGCCCGAGTCGCCGCAGCTCTACCCGGACGACATGCTCACCGACGACCCGGAGCAGGTGCTGGTCGCGGAGCTGATCCGCGAGGCCGCCCTGGAGGGCGTCCGGGACGAGCTGCCGCACTCCATCGCCGTGGTGGTGGAGGAGATGATCCCGGAGGGCGGCAACCTCACCAAGATCTACGCCGACGTGTACGTCGAGCGGCCGAGCCAGAAGGCGATCGTGATCGGCCACCGGGGCAGCCGGCTCAAGGCGGTGGGCACCACCGCCCGCCGGCAGAT
This sequence is a window from Micromonospora sp. NBRC 110009. Protein-coding genes within it:
- a CDS encoding SDR family NAD(P)-dependent oxidoreductase; the protein is MAGRAVLVTGASRGIGRAVARAFAAGGDRVAIHHRDSAELAETLRAELPGNGHVVVRADLADPDAVRAMVDEAADRLGGLDVLVNNAGVYGPRDLPHPVFGATYEQWREQWRLVMETNLTGAANVTWCAAQHLRERGGRIVNVSSRGAFRGEPEQPAYGASKAGLNALGQSLALALAPYGIAVATVAPGFVATDMTTSHLSGERGDAIRAQSPFNRVARPEEIAAAVHWLASPEAEWASGTILDLNGASYLRT
- a CDS encoding 16S rRNA (uracil(1498)-N(3))-methyltransferase; its protein translation is MSAPLFLVEALPTGDTLTLDGPEGHHAATVQRLRVGEELLLADGRGGTAAAVVTAVGKGTLDLSVTSRGYVDASVPRLVVVQGIAKGDRGELAVQAMTEVGVDEIVPWAASRSVVQWRGERGVRAREKWAATAREAAKQARRAWLPVVAGTPDESTTTVTRRIAGAAAAFVLHEEADDRLTTAELPETGEIVLVVGPEGGIAPVELAAFREAGARTVRLGPSVLRTSTAGVAALSALSTRLSRW
- a CDS encoding DUF4870 domain-containing protein, with the protein product MTEPPRPPGAGDPGAQPPEATPPSAPHGSSSADEPPTAPLSGPPGAGGYPPPGGYPPPSGGQPPSGGYPPPGGYPPPGGYPPPGAGYPSGGAYGPPAGYANNDDKTWALVAHFGGAAGVIVGGGLLGWVAPLIALMSRGQQSPTVRAHAVAALNFQITWAAASVLGWVLTLITCGILFFVPMLVWIVPLIFGIIAGVKANEGVLYRYPLSYSFTK
- a CDS encoding serine hydrolase domain-containing protein codes for the protein MITVHDRLGRMVRQAQAHGRIPAVSVALHRADRPLWSCAVGETGNDTSLGPETVFRIGSVTKTFTSLLVMQCRDEGMLDLDDPVGRHLDLPAHGELTVRRLLSHTAGLQREPHGDVWDSLRAPDVAQLVADLAQVERVLPTGRRYHYSNLGMALLGELVARLRGGTWAEVLADRVLAPLGLTGTGPTPGERAATGFLVDAYSDEAHREPPTDFGAVAPAAQLWSTAPDMARWAAFLADPAALDPAGAVLTPATLEEMRWPRTTTDETLWAAGFGLGLILVPQPGRVMHVGHDGAMPGFLAAVYGRRGGDGTAGAMGCAVLGSSGTGVEVFDLPHRLLAAAAEHDPAEIEPWRPGAPAPDHLRGMLGRWWGEGFEYVFSWHAGTLRARGADDPAGKPPAVFAPLPERPDVFRTVAGREVGELLRLTRDERGAVVRMHWATYRLTRHQETFDRYDFRTGS
- the dnaJ gene encoding molecular chaperone DnaJ; amino-acid sequence: MARDYYGILGVSRDASDDEIKRAYRKLARQFHPDVNPDPEAQEKFKDINAAYEVLSDDRKRQIVDLGGDPLAPGGGGAGPGGPGGAGPFVGFQDIMDAFFGGAAGGSRGPRPRTRPGADAILRLELDLNETAFGVEAPITVDTAVLCTTCSGAGTAAGTHLATCEACGGRGEVQSVQRTFLGQVVSARPCTVCQGYGTTIPHPCPTCAGDGRVRTRRSLTVKIPAGVEDGMRIRLAQQGEVGPGGGTAGDLYVEIHERPHDVYSRKGDDLHCRVTVPMTAAALGTRLTIKTLDSEETVDVKPGTQPGSTLRLRARGVPHLRGTGRGDLYVHLDVRTPTKLDPDQERMLREFAKTRGEEVAELTKQGGFFSRMRDAFNGHA
- the hrcA gene encoding heat-inducible transcriptional repressor HrcA, with the translated sequence MGLDDRKLAVLRAIVEDYVATQEPVGSKALVERHQLGVSPATVRNDMAVLEEEGYIRQPHTSAGRVPTDRGYRLFVDRLSRVKPLSPAERRAIERFLVGAVDLDDVVHRTVRLLAQLTRQVAVVQYPSLARSKVRHLELVPISTTRLMVVMIADTGRVEQRLVEMPGPIPADDVTDLRRLVNEKLVGTRLSETPPLVQALVDESSPQLRSAMATLSSVLLETLVERHEERIALAGTANLTRGGLLDFQGTLRPILEALEEEVVLLKLIGEAEPSTTRVLIGDENEIDNLRAASVVSTGYGPGSTIMGGLGVLGPTRMDYPGTIATVRAVARYVGELLAQN
- a CDS encoding ISL3 family transposase; amino-acid sequence: MRSARVWAGLLGVEQAVVEDVEFDPAESVLVARVRVRKAARQRCPHCGRRCARYDAGVRRRWRALDLGVVRAVIEADAPRVSCPVHGVVVAAVPWARHGAGHTRAFDATVAWLAVHTTKSAVSRLMRISWRTVGSIVARVWADTGGLQDRYDGLRRIGIDEVSYKKGHRYLSVVVDHDTGRLVWAAPGKSAATLNAFFDLLGPQRTAAITHVSADGADWITTVIRRRCPNAVRCADPFHVVAWATDAVDRVRRQVWNEATGRGAGRRGVAIGEARMLKNTRWALWKNPENLTEGQRAKLDWIAKTHPRLHRAWALKEGLRCIFSLAKTSPTAAVEALDRWIGWARRSRIDIFIDLQRRVTRHRDAIIAAIEHGMSNGRIESVNAKIRLLTRMAFGFHSPDALIALAMLSLGGHRPQLPGR
- a CDS encoding histidine triad nucleotide-binding protein; protein product: MGTDCLFCRIVAGEIPATIVRETATTLAFRDIDPKAPTHVLVIPKEHYADVVTLAEGDPGLAGEVLATAAVVAEEEGLTTDGFRLMFNTGPWGGQEVFHVHAHLLGGAPLGPMLCR